A DNA window from Aestuariispira ectoiniformans contains the following coding sequences:
- a CDS encoding histidine phosphotransferase family protein has protein sequence MEIRVAELLASRLCHELVGPAGAVANGVEFLGELVPGEPNDDAMALVSKSADQIVSRLKFFRLAYGSAGRGSDDVPELRSVTHAFVESGNTRLDWPLPPIVPDLGDGCGKLVLNMVILAHEALIRGGTLSVSVDDDMLTVTSTGDDAMLPGEVVAALQGTAQTGMLTARAVQGEWTRLMSEQAGYSLELTIETGKVSLIARAGG, from the coding sequence GTGGAAATTCGAGTAGCTGAATTGCTGGCGTCGCGGCTGTGTCATGAACTGGTCGGTCCTGCCGGTGCAGTTGCCAACGGCGTGGAATTCCTGGGCGAACTGGTCCCGGGCGAGCCGAATGACGACGCAATGGCGCTGGTAAGCAAGAGTGCCGATCAGATCGTGTCCCGGCTCAAGTTTTTCCGGCTGGCCTATGGTTCTGCAGGGCGGGGCTCGGACGATGTGCCAGAGCTTCGAAGTGTGACGCATGCCTTTGTGGAAAGCGGGAATACGCGCCTGGACTGGCCGTTGCCCCCGATCGTGCCGGACCTGGGGGATGGCTGTGGCAAACTGGTGCTGAATATGGTGATCCTGGCACATGAGGCACTGATACGCGGCGGCACACTGTCGGTGTCGGTGGATGACGACATGTTGACGGTCACGTCGACGGGCGACGATGCAATGCTCCCTGGGGAGGTGGTTGCCGCGCTGCAAGGAACCGCGCAGACAGGGATGTTGACGGCACGCGCCGTACAGGGTGAGTGGACCCGTCTGATGTCGGAACAAGCGGGCTACAGCCTTGAACTGACGATTGAAACGGGGAAGGTTTCTCTGATTGCCAGGGCCGGGGGCTGA
- a CDS encoding DUF3553 domain-containing protein: MTEIPDTTFVPGAWVRLPQAPDWGIGQVQSAIGARVTVNFEHRGKQLINTDQATLVAVSVEDDVNKADQ, encoded by the coding sequence ATGACCGAAATTCCTGATACGACCTTCGTTCCGGGCGCATGGGTCCGTCTGCCGCAGGCCCCGGATTGGGGCATAGGCCAGGTGCAAAGCGCCATTGGCGCACGTGTCACGGTCAATTTCGAACATCGCGGCAAGCAGTTGATCAATACCGATCAGGCAACGCTCGTCGCGGTGAGTGTAGAGGATGACGTTAACAAGGCAGACCAGTAG
- a CDS encoding NADH-ubiquinone oxidoreductase-F iron-sulfur binding region domain-containing protein, producing MAELVGEVKKFRNPGFGRRKAVPHPKGRQLDPQAQDEVRTLIGDGSHDHDLLIEYLHLIQDEYGHLSARHMQALAAEMRLSQTEVYEVASFYAHFDLVLEDDTPPPPVTIRVCDSLSCEMAGAQEILKNLPDAAGGDVRVIRAPCMGRCDCAPVAEVGHKHFTKTTVDELAAAAKAGDTHPDLPDYQTLDAYQADGGYALLNACLNGDKTVEQIIETLEGAGLRGLGGAGFPTGKKWKFVRMEEGPRLMAVNGDEGEPGTIKDLHYLSQKPHQFLEGMLIGAWAVEAEAVYVYIRDEYPTVIKLLKAEIAAVEAAGLAKHTKIHLRRGAGAYICGEESAMIESIEGKRGLPRHRPPFVAQKGIFDRPTLVNNVESLYWVPEIVNKGADWFASHGANGRKGLRSYSVSGRVKEPGVKLAPAGVTIRELIDDYCGGMLDGHDLKAYLPGGASGGILPASMDDIPLDFDTLQPFGCFIGSAAVMVLSDKDSVRDAAFNVMKFFEDESCGQCTPCRVGTEKAVKLMAKEKWDLDLLEELCQTMADASICGLGQAAPNPIRSLIKYFPEEVPG from the coding sequence ATGGCCGAACTCGTTGGCGAAGTTAAGAAATTCCGCAACCCTGGCTTCGGGCGCCGCAAGGCCGTTCCCCATCCGAAGGGACGCCAGTTGGACCCGCAGGCACAAGACGAGGTGCGCACACTGATCGGCGACGGGTCACATGACCACGATCTGCTGATCGAATATCTGCACCTGATCCAGGATGAATACGGCCATCTGTCCGCCCGCCATATGCAGGCGCTGGCAGCCGAAATGCGCCTCTCGCAGACAGAAGTCTACGAAGTCGCCTCTTTCTATGCCCATTTCGATCTGGTTCTGGAAGACGATACCCCGCCGCCGCCGGTCACAATCCGTGTTTGCGACAGCCTGAGTTGTGAGATGGCGGGCGCACAGGAAATCCTGAAAAACCTGCCGGACGCCGCAGGCGGCGATGTCCGCGTCATCCGCGCCCCCTGCATGGGACGCTGTGACTGCGCGCCTGTTGCAGAGGTCGGGCACAAGCATTTCACCAAGACCACGGTCGATGAACTGGCCGCTGCCGCCAAGGCCGGGGACACGCATCCCGACCTGCCGGACTACCAGACACTGGACGCCTATCAGGCCGACGGCGGCTACGCGCTGTTGAATGCCTGCCTCAACGGCGACAAGACCGTTGAACAGATCATCGAGACACTGGAAGGTGCTGGCCTGCGCGGCCTGGGCGGTGCGGGCTTCCCGACCGGCAAGAAATGGAAATTCGTCCGCATGGAAGAAGGCCCGCGCCTGATGGCCGTCAACGGTGACGAAGGCGAACCTGGCACCATCAAGGACCTGCACTATCTTTCCCAAAAGCCGCATCAGTTCCTGGAAGGTATGCTGATCGGCGCCTGGGCGGTCGAGGCCGAAGCCGTCTATGTCTATATCCGTGACGAATATCCGACGGTCATCAAACTGTTGAAGGCGGAAATTGCCGCTGTCGAGGCCGCCGGGCTCGCCAAGCACACCAAGATTCATCTGCGCCGTGGCGCGGGGGCCTATATCTGCGGTGAAGAATCGGCGATGATCGAATCCATCGAAGGCAAGCGCGGTCTGCCCCGGCACCGCCCGCCCTTCGTCGCCCAGAAGGGTATCTTCGACCGGCCGACCCTGGTCAACAACGTTGAAAGCCTCTACTGGGTGCCGGAAATCGTCAACAAGGGTGCGGACTGGTTTGCCTCTCACGGCGCCAACGGCCGCAAGGGCCTGCGCAGCTATTCCGTGTCAGGCCGGGTCAAGGAGCCGGGCGTGAAACTGGCCCCTGCCGGTGTCACCATCCGCGAATTGATCGACGACTATTGCGGCGGCATGCTGGACGGGCACGACCTGAAAGCGTACCTGCCGGGCGGTGCCTCCGGCGGCATCCTGCCTGCAAGCATGGACGATATCCCGCTGGACTTCGACACGCTACAGCCCTTTGGCTGTTTCATCGGTTCCGCCGCCGTCATGGTACTTTCCGACAAGGACAGCGTGCGCGATGCGGCCTTCAACGTGATGAAATTCTTCGAGGATGAAAGCTGCGGCCAGTGCACGCCCTGCCGGGTGGGCACGGAAAAGGCGGTCAAGCTGATGGCCAAGGAGAAATGGGATCTGGACCTGCTGGAGGAGCTTTGCCAGACCATGGCGGACGCTTCGATCTGTGGCCTGGGCCAGGCGGCCCCCAACCCGATCCGCAGCCTGATCAAATACTTCCCCGAGGAAGTGCCGGGCTGA
- a CDS encoding colicin immunity domain-containing protein gives MSKSLLSHAIKYYLSGIDTDTFVDDFIKRWDRERNSGELSKDGDNLDLCLSNIFYAIDMYDTGETDLGSPELNKDHLRTEIGKQLHDLIRANAKYRKVYEEVEKSLKK, from the coding sequence ATGAGCAAGAGCCTGCTATCCCATGCGATCAAATACTATCTGAGTGGAATCGACACCGATACTTTCGTCGATGACTTCATCAAGCGCTGGGACAGGGAACGAAACAGTGGCGAGCTAAGCAAAGACGGAGACAATCTCGACCTTTGCCTGTCCAACATATTTTATGCCATCGATATGTACGACACGGGCGAAACGGACCTGGGCAGCCCGGAGTTGAACAAGGACCACCTGCGAACTGAAATCGGCAAGCAGCTGCACGACCTGATCCGCGCCAATGCGAAATACCGGAAAGTCTACGAAGAGGTAGAAAAGAGCCTGAAAAAATAA
- a CDS encoding DUF1127 domain-containing protein, with product MAALKNATVGGFAPVSGHSQGGLIAKVAAVFRTAGAKVMKFYEEERTRLILQGLTDSQLKDIGLSRSDITAVSHGVFDGKR from the coding sequence ATGGCTGCATTGAAGAACGCGACAGTTGGTGGTTTTGCTCCGGTATCCGGACACAGCCAGGGCGGTCTGATTGCAAAGGTAGCTGCGGTTTTCCGCACTGCCGGGGCGAAGGTTATGAAATTCTATGAAGAAGAGCGTACCCGCCTGATCCTGCAGGGCCTGACCGATAGCCAGTTGAAAGACATCGGTCTTTCGCGCTCCGACATTACCGCTGTCTCCCACGGTGTTTTTGACGGCAAGCGTTGA
- a CDS encoding PadR family transcriptional regulator — translation MDIRTTCLGVLALGDASGYEIRKSFEEGPFSHFAEGGFGSIYPALNKMEVEGLVTSRLQEQKKRPAKKIYSITAKGRLVLMDALSKPPRDDRFKSDFLFTMFFADYLDPTDVETIIDQRVKNLTDNIRHMEEYCQDDCTPPTKGAVFVRDFGLAMQRAARDFLENEKHKAVAAALQGADRDESPGDGRTDDKSQAAE, via the coding sequence ATGGATATCAGGACAACCTGTCTGGGTGTACTGGCGCTGGGCGATGCCAGCGGGTACGAAATCCGGAAATCCTTTGAAGAAGGTCCCTTCTCCCATTTTGCCGAAGGCGGTTTTGGGTCGATTTACCCTGCGCTCAACAAAATGGAGGTCGAAGGCCTGGTCACATCGCGTTTGCAGGAACAGAAGAAACGCCCTGCAAAGAAGATCTATTCCATTACGGCCAAGGGACGGCTTGTGTTGATGGATGCCTTGTCCAAGCCCCCTCGGGACGACCGGTTCAAGTCGGACTTCCTCTTTACCATGTTCTTTGCCGACTATCTTGATCCGACGGATGTCGAGACGATTATTGATCAACGTGTGAAAAACCTCACAGACAATATCCGCCACATGGAAGAATACTGCCAGGATGACTGCACCCCGCCGACCAAAGGCGCGGTGTTCGTGCGGGACTTTGGCCTGGCCATGCAAAGGGCTGCCCGCGACTTCCTGGAAAATGAGAAACACAAGGCCGTTGCCGCCGCCCTACAGGGTGCGGACAGGGACGAAAGCCCCGGTGATGGCAGGACAGACGATAAATCCCAAGCTGCTGAGTGA
- a CDS encoding efflux RND transporter periplasmic adaptor subunit has product MSNRLLKVRPSLYISAGLAVAVGLWLWSGQWVNAEENSTQAPSTEQQDEVVALQSVRTATSQAQLHQAVLKISGRTAYEKQVQVNAEIDGRIAQVDMEESHAVKKGQVIARVAIEDRQARVAEAQALLTQRKIEYDAANKLAKKGFQSEIRRSEAAANLQSAKAQLRQAQIALNNTAITSPLDGRVRTQSVEVGDYVKGGDPIATLVDMNPILVKGQVSERDINEIALGSQAEVTLITGQALQGIISRIAPVAEEATRTFEVAVEVENPGNVIPVGITAEMKLPLQQVKAHILSPSLLTLNDAGEIGVKYVDDDSVARFTPVTIVEDTLKGMWVMGLPDMVNLIVVGQEYVKDGQKVKTADVAVNG; this is encoded by the coding sequence ATGAGCAATCGGTTACTGAAGGTCCGCCCTTCCCTTTACATCTCCGCCGGCCTCGCCGTAGCGGTCGGCCTGTGGCTGTGGTCCGGGCAATGGGTCAACGCGGAAGAAAACAGCACACAAGCCCCATCCACCGAGCAGCAGGATGAGGTTGTTGCCCTGCAGTCGGTCCGTACAGCCACGAGCCAGGCACAATTGCATCAGGCCGTGCTGAAAATCAGCGGCCGCACGGCCTATGAAAAACAGGTTCAGGTCAATGCGGAAATCGACGGGCGGATTGCCCAGGTCGATATGGAAGAAAGCCATGCCGTCAAAAAGGGTCAGGTAATCGCCCGGGTGGCAATTGAAGACCGCCAGGCCCGCGTTGCCGAGGCCCAGGCGCTGCTGACCCAGCGTAAGATTGAATATGATGCCGCAAACAAACTCGCGAAAAAGGGCTTTCAGTCGGAAATCCGCCGATCGGAAGCGGCGGCAAACCTGCAATCTGCCAAGGCACAGCTCCGTCAGGCGCAGATCGCGCTGAACAATACGGCCATCACCTCTCCCCTCGACGGTCGGGTCAGGACACAATCTGTTGAGGTTGGTGACTATGTGAAGGGCGGTGACCCGATCGCAACGCTGGTGGATATGAACCCGATCCTGGTCAAAGGTCAGGTCTCTGAACGCGATATCAACGAAATCGCCCTTGGATCACAGGCCGAGGTGACGCTCATCACCGGTCAGGCCCTGCAAGGGATCATCAGCCGCATCGCCCCGGTCGCCGAAGAGGCAACCCGCACCTTTGAAGTGGCCGTCGAAGTCGAAAATCCCGGCAACGTCATTCCCGTCGGCATAACGGCGGAAATGAAACTGCCGCTGCAGCAGGTCAAGGCCCATATCCTGTCCCCGTCCCTTTTGACGCTGAACGATGCTGGCGAGATCGGCGTGAAATATGTCGACGATGACAGCGTCGCCCGTTTCACACCGGTTACCATCGTCGAGGACACCCTGAAAGGCATGTGGGTCATGGGGCTTCCTGACATGGTGAACCTGATCGTCGTCGGTCAGGAGTATGTAAAAGACGGCCAAAAGGTCAAAACTGCCGACGTCGCGGTCAACGGCTGA